The following are encoded together in the Corynebacterium jeikeium genome:
- a CDS encoding copper chaperone PCu(A)C — protein sequence MSLTSLNNSKKRAAAVAAVALSSALFLSACSDDGEDKNGASTSAEATQSAGSDGADGSTEAADDKALEFKDSYVTAKPADKNMTSVFGTLHNTTDKDITITEVKGDIDGAKYELHEVNRDGEMQQISSLTIPAGEDSVLEPGGNHIMIMEVSDEIAAGDSLAFTLVDKDGKEYKLDNVPVRVQQSTHEHYGDAKDGEMGNMDGMQHGGDHMQHGGEHGHEH from the coding sequence ATGTCCCTGACCTCCCTGAACAACTCCAAGAAGCGTGCCGCAGCCGTGGCTGCTGTCGCGTTGAGTAGTGCATTGTTCCTCTCCGCATGCTCGGACGATGGGGAAGACAAGAATGGCGCTTCCACCTCGGCTGAGGCCACTCAGTCCGCTGGGTCCGATGGGGCCGATGGCTCCACTGAAGCTGCAGACGACAAGGCACTTGAGTTTAAGGACTCGTACGTCACCGCAAAGCCAGCGGACAAGAACATGACGTCCGTGTTTGGCACTCTGCACAACACCACCGACAAGGACATCACCATCACCGAGGTGAAGGGTGACATTGACGGCGCGAAGTATGAGCTGCACGAAGTCAACAGAGACGGCGAGATGCAGCAAATCTCTAGCCTTACTATCCCCGCGGGCGAGGATAGCGTCCTGGAACCGGGCGGCAACCACATCATGATTATGGAAGTCTCCGACGAGATTGCCGCCGGTGATTCTCTGGCCTTCACTCTGGTCGATAAGGACGGTAAGGAATACAAGCTGGATAACGTTCCGGTGCGTGTTCAGCAGTCCACCCACGAGCACTACGGTGACGCCAAGGACGGCGAGATGGGCAACATGGATGGCATGCAGCATGGTGGGGATCACATGCAGCACGGCGGAGAACACGGACACGAGCACTAA
- the thrS gene encoding threonine--tRNA ligase: MRELGLPNKGPEAIVCVKETEGESAGQLRDLSWAPQQDVEVAAVPANTDEGRGVIRHSCAHVLAQAVQKEFPGTKLGIGPAIDNGFYYDFQVAEPFTPEDLNKLEKTMKKIIKSGQKFERKAYDDVEQARAEYADEPFKTELIADKGNVDPDSDEATEVGAGELTAYSNVNPRTGEVEWYDLCRGPHVPTTRCIPAFALTRSSAAYWRGDQSKAGLQRIYGTAWESKEALAEYQTMMAEAEKRDHRRLGQELDLFSFPDEIGSGFPVFHPDGGIVRLEMEEHSRKRHIASGYSFVNTPHVTKGDLFQKSGHLDFYADGMFPPMQLDGETDDEGNVTKPAQDYYAKPMNCPMHNLIFASRGRSYRELPLRLFEFGTVYRYEKSGVIHGLTRARGFTQDDAHIYCTEDQLEQELTTVLEFIISLLRDYGLDDFYLELSTKDPNKFVGSDEIWERSTEILERVATKSGLELVPDPAGAAFYGPKISVQARDAIGRTWQMSTVQLDFNLPERFNLEYTAPDGSKQRPIMIHRALFGSIERFFGVLLEHYAGAFPAWLAPHQVVGIPVADEFNEYLENFAADLRAQGIRAEVDTSDDRMQKKIRNHTTGKVPFMLLVGGRDVEANAVSFRFLDGTQVNGVPREDALRIISNWIAERRNDQPSSELIQPLVEV, encoded by the coding sequence ATGCGAGAGCTGGGCCTTCCAAATAAGGGTCCGGAAGCCATCGTTTGTGTGAAGGAGACCGAGGGGGAGAGCGCCGGTCAGCTGCGCGACCTTTCCTGGGCACCCCAGCAGGACGTGGAGGTAGCCGCCGTTCCGGCTAACACCGACGAAGGCCGAGGTGTGATCCGCCACTCGTGTGCGCACGTGCTCGCGCAGGCAGTACAGAAGGAATTTCCCGGTACCAAGCTGGGTATTGGCCCTGCCATCGACAATGGTTTCTACTACGACTTCCAGGTTGCGGAGCCCTTCACTCCGGAGGACTTGAACAAGCTGGAAAAGACGATGAAGAAAATCATCAAGTCTGGCCAGAAGTTCGAGCGTAAAGCTTATGACGACGTAGAGCAGGCGCGCGCGGAGTACGCAGACGAGCCCTTCAAGACCGAGCTGATTGCCGACAAGGGCAACGTTGATCCGGACTCTGACGAAGCCACGGAGGTCGGCGCCGGTGAACTGACCGCCTACAGCAACGTGAACCCGCGCACTGGCGAAGTCGAGTGGTATGACCTCTGCCGCGGCCCGCACGTGCCGACGACCCGCTGCATTCCGGCTTTCGCCCTAACCCGTTCCTCCGCTGCCTACTGGCGCGGTGATCAGTCCAAGGCTGGCCTACAGCGTATCTACGGCACTGCCTGGGAGTCGAAGGAAGCTCTGGCGGAGTACCAGACGATGATGGCGGAAGCTGAGAAGCGCGACCACCGTCGCTTGGGCCAGGAGCTCGATTTGTTCAGCTTCCCCGATGAGATTGGCTCCGGCTTCCCGGTATTCCACCCGGACGGCGGCATCGTACGCCTGGAGATGGAGGAGCACTCCCGCAAGCGCCACATTGCCTCCGGGTACAGCTTCGTCAACACCCCGCACGTCACTAAGGGCGACCTGTTCCAGAAGTCCGGGCACCTGGATTTCTACGCCGACGGCATGTTCCCGCCCATGCAGCTGGACGGAGAGACCGACGACGAGGGCAACGTCACAAAGCCTGCGCAGGACTACTACGCCAAGCCCATGAACTGCCCGATGCACAACTTGATCTTCGCCTCTCGTGGACGCTCATACCGCGAGCTACCGTTGCGCTTGTTCGAGTTCGGCACCGTGTACCGCTACGAAAAGTCCGGCGTAATTCACGGCCTGACCCGTGCGCGTGGCTTCACCCAGGATGACGCGCACATCTACTGCACCGAGGACCAGCTGGAGCAGGAGCTGACCACGGTGCTGGAGTTCATCATCTCCCTGCTGCGCGACTACGGCCTAGATGACTTCTACCTGGAGCTATCCACCAAGGATCCGAACAAGTTCGTGGGCTCCGACGAGATCTGGGAGCGCTCCACTGAAATCCTGGAACGCGTGGCTACCAAGTCCGGCCTGGAGCTCGTGCCGGACCCGGCGGGCGCAGCTTTCTACGGTCCGAAGATCTCCGTTCAGGCCCGGGACGCGATCGGGCGCACCTGGCAGATGTCCACCGTGCAGCTGGACTTCAACCTGCCCGAGCGTTTCAACCTCGAGTACACGGCACCGGACGGCTCCAAGCAGCGCCCGATCATGATCCACCGCGCGCTCTTCGGTTCCATCGAGCGCTTCTTCGGCGTGCTGCTGGAACACTACGCAGGCGCGTTCCCCGCGTGGCTGGCCCCGCACCAGGTCGTCGGTATCCCCGTTGCCGATGAGTTCAACGAGTACCTGGAGAACTTCGCCGCAGACCTGCGTGCTCAGGGTATTCGCGCGGAGGTGGATACCTCTGACGATCGCATGCAGAAGAAGATCCGCAACCACACCACCGGCAAGGTGCCTTTCATGCTGCTGGTCGGTGGCCGCGATGTGGAAGCCAACGCCGTGAGCTTCCGCTTCCTGGACGGCACCCAGGTCAACGGCGTGCCGCGCGAGGATGCGCTGCGCATTATCTCCAACTGGATCGCTGAGCGCCGCAACGACCAGCCGAGCTCGGAGCTGATCCAGCCGCTGGTGGAGGTTTAG
- a CDS encoding phosphatidylinositol mannoside acyltransferase yields MGERLSAAAYIAGWKVTSRLPKPVAKALFEWGADVASKKGKGPEQLRRNLARVVGPENVTRDLVRRSMRSYMRYWREAFQLPAMAGRELAEELNRNFVPGSLELLHASAESGRGTIIALPHAGNWDMAGVWLVHHYGTFTTVAERLKPESLFEAFVEYRESLGFEIIALTGADVPPLERMEEVLREGGTVCLMGERDLTGHGVEVEFFGEKTSMPAGAALLAQRSGANLFTARVAFRGGATDPRPERRGTPETWEHEVTPVEVEGRSLQQIVQQMADNFARGIAMDPQDWHMLQPLWFADLSEARRKRLGLSEEDQMEGQD; encoded by the coding sequence ATGGGCGAGCGGCTATCCGCCGCGGCTTATATTGCCGGCTGGAAGGTGACCTCCAGGCTGCCGAAACCAGTGGCGAAGGCATTGTTTGAATGGGGCGCGGACGTGGCGTCCAAAAAGGGCAAAGGCCCAGAACAGCTGCGCCGCAACCTTGCCCGCGTTGTCGGGCCGGAAAACGTCACGCGCGACCTGGTTCGCCGCTCCATGCGCAGCTACATGCGTTATTGGCGCGAGGCCTTTCAGCTGCCTGCGATGGCCGGGCGCGAGCTGGCGGAGGAGCTCAACCGCAACTTCGTGCCTGGGTCGCTGGAACTGCTGCACGCGAGCGCCGAATCCGGCCGTGGCACCATCATCGCTTTGCCGCATGCGGGAAACTGGGACATGGCCGGGGTGTGGCTGGTGCACCACTACGGAACTTTCACCACCGTCGCCGAGCGCCTGAAGCCGGAGAGCCTGTTCGAGGCATTCGTCGAGTACCGCGAGTCGCTGGGCTTTGAGATCATCGCTTTGACGGGCGCGGATGTGCCTCCCTTGGAGCGGATGGAAGAGGTGCTGCGTGAAGGTGGAACCGTGTGCCTGATGGGGGAGCGAGACCTGACCGGCCATGGGGTCGAGGTGGAGTTCTTCGGGGAGAAGACCTCCATGCCCGCGGGTGCGGCGCTGCTGGCGCAGCGCTCCGGGGCGAACCTGTTCACTGCGCGGGTGGCGTTCCGCGGCGGGGCGACGGACCCCCGGCCCGAACGGCGGGGTACGCCGGAGACCTGGGAGCACGAAGTCACGCCCGTAGAGGTGGAAGGGCGGAGCCTGCAGCAGATCGTCCAGCAGATGGCGGACAACTTCGCCCGCGGCATCGCTATGGACCCGCAGGACTGGCACATGCTGCAGCCGCTGTGGTTCGCGGATCTTTCGGAGGCGCGCCGCAAGCGACTGGGGTTGAGTGAAGAAGACCAGATGGAAGGGCAGGACTAA
- the pgsA gene encoding phosphatidylinositol phosphate synthase — protein sequence MLSVHGRGPAAVIIEPIARVLHKMGITPNAVTVFGTLMAIGFALWLIPSGHHFAAAVLIGLTVATDMVDGTMARMRGGGTRFGATLDATCDRLSDGAIFGALVLWFGLQEPANVVMMSVCLVILVASQVTSYVKARAEASGIKVVGGLIERPERLIISLVAVGIGGLGVPHILAWGLWILAAGSLYTVVERLLIVARSDAASQTIAAPEGAREFPVEGSEG from the coding sequence ATGCTTAGCGTGCACGGCCGTGGCCCCGCCGCGGTCATCATTGAACCGATCGCCAGGGTGCTGCACAAGATGGGAATTACTCCCAACGCAGTGACCGTTTTCGGCACCCTGATGGCGATAGGTTTCGCGCTCTGGCTGATTCCCTCCGGTCACCACTTTGCCGCTGCCGTACTCATCGGTCTTACGGTCGCTACTGACATGGTGGACGGCACCATGGCTCGCATGCGCGGCGGCGGCACTCGGTTCGGCGCCACGCTAGATGCCACCTGCGACCGCCTCAGCGACGGCGCCATCTTCGGCGCCCTGGTCCTCTGGTTTGGCCTGCAGGAACCCGCCAACGTCGTGATGATGAGCGTCTGCTTGGTGATTCTCGTTGCCAGCCAGGTCACCAGCTACGTCAAAGCCCGCGCAGAGGCCTCGGGAATCAAGGTCGTGGGAGGGCTCATCGAGCGCCCGGAACGCCTCATCATCTCCTTGGTGGCAGTTGGTATCGGCGGGCTTGGCGTGCCACACATTCTGGCGTGGGGACTGTGGATCCTCGCTGCCGGATCGCTGTACACGGTTGTTGAGCGCCTACTAATTGTTGCTCGTTCGGACGCCGCGTCTCAGACTATCGCCGCCCCCGAAGGAGCCCGCGAGTTTCCCGTTGAGGGGAGTGAAGGCTGA
- a CDS encoding copper resistance CopC family protein, which translates to MPRRFSSFGRPLARFLAASGMVAAVSVGLGAPASAHDVVVKSTPEANSTVDHLPEKIVLNFSGEPQEGFNTIALSHDGEVLFRGEPKADGRELTVDVPVDVQGKKDGGEYIVGYQITSSDGHSTRGSLKFNLASEDGSESNGNGENQSAGDSEQGAQGEQSPSVPSWLLPLGGIVVVVGALAIAIARFRDVKDD; encoded by the coding sequence ATGCCTCGCCGTTTTTCTTCTTTTGGACGCCCCCTAGCCCGCTTCCTGGCGGCATCTGGAATGGTTGCCGCCGTTTCCGTGGGTCTTGGCGCTCCAGCTTCTGCCCATGACGTCGTGGTGAAGTCCACCCCGGAGGCCAACTCCACAGTTGATCATCTGCCGGAAAAGATCGTTCTGAACTTTTCGGGCGAGCCGCAGGAAGGTTTTAATACCATCGCGCTTTCGCACGATGGTGAGGTACTTTTCCGCGGCGAGCCAAAGGCAGATGGCCGCGAACTGACAGTGGATGTTCCGGTAGACGTGCAGGGGAAGAAGGATGGTGGCGAGTACATCGTCGGCTACCAGATCACTAGCTCCGACGGTCACTCCACCCGAGGAAGCCTGAAGTTCAATTTGGCTTCCGAGGATGGCAGCGAAAGTAACGGGAATGGCGAAAACCAGTCTGCAGGTGACTCCGAACAGGGGGCACAGGGGGAGCAGTCCCCGAGTGTTCCTTCTTGGTTATTGCCATTGGGCGGTATCGTCGTAGTTGTGGGTGCTTTGGCGATCGCCATCGCACGCTTTCGCGATGTGAAGGACGACTAG
- a CDS encoding Dyp-type peroxidase, with product MSDPARFRSSISDASTSEPAQGVKFTRRGFFAGLGMTGAASVIAACATAEDSADTAGDGGAGDGASIRKINFDGPHQAGIREDSQSHALIVAFDLKRDGVPRGGLKKNLERLMRIWTGDARSMTQGQTALADLEHELAMAPQNLTVTAGWGPKLIKDMDLIEKVPSWVKKNLNGLPKFKGDKLDPDFGGADVVLQICGDDLTAVSHAARVLTRGGRDYATPKWTQRGFVDSPTGETPRNLLGFKDGTAIPRADKEYDEAIWDDQGGSAMVVRRVVFDMPGWEKLDRKSREVVFGRHADTGAPLGAKDEFDPVDLNKTGDDGLPLIDERSHVGITAGEGTRMRRRAYNWDNEVTPLGNSGLIFICFQADPDEAFTPLQKRLAEKDRLNTWITHVGSAVFWVLPGTKTGAYWGQEILEG from the coding sequence ATGTCTGACCCCGCACGTTTTCGTTCTTCTATTTCTGACGCCTCCACCTCCGAGCCCGCCCAAGGTGTGAAATTCACTCGCCGTGGATTCTTCGCCGGACTGGGAATGACTGGCGCTGCATCCGTCATAGCAGCTTGTGCTACGGCAGAAGACTCTGCCGACACAGCTGGCGATGGGGGTGCTGGTGATGGGGCGTCAATAAGAAAGATAAATTTTGACGGCCCACACCAGGCCGGTATCCGGGAAGATTCGCAGAGCCACGCGCTGATCGTTGCCTTTGATTTGAAGAGGGACGGGGTGCCGCGCGGCGGATTGAAGAAGAATCTGGAGCGCCTGATGCGCATCTGGACCGGCGATGCGCGCTCTATGACTCAAGGGCAGACTGCCCTGGCGGACCTGGAGCACGAGCTAGCTATGGCTCCGCAGAATCTAACGGTTACTGCGGGGTGGGGACCCAAGCTAATCAAGGATATGGACTTGATTGAAAAGGTTCCTTCGTGGGTTAAGAAGAATCTCAATGGGCTGCCCAAGTTCAAGGGAGACAAGCTCGATCCGGATTTCGGTGGCGCTGATGTAGTCCTGCAGATCTGCGGTGACGACCTCACTGCCGTGAGCCATGCCGCACGGGTGTTGACCCGCGGCGGGCGTGACTATGCGACGCCGAAGTGGACCCAACGCGGATTCGTGGACTCGCCGACAGGCGAGACTCCACGCAACCTGCTGGGCTTCAAGGACGGCACGGCCATTCCCCGCGCCGACAAGGAGTACGACGAGGCAATCTGGGATGATCAGGGCGGTAGCGCCATGGTGGTCCGCCGGGTCGTCTTCGACATGCCGGGTTGGGAGAAGCTGGACCGGAAGTCGCGCGAGGTTGTGTTCGGCAGACACGCGGACACTGGAGCGCCGCTTGGCGCGAAGGACGAGTTCGACCCAGTCGATCTGAATAAGACCGGCGATGACGGCCTGCCGCTGATCGACGAGCGTAGCCACGTTGGAATTACTGCGGGTGAAGGCACCCGGATGCGGCGCCGCGCTTACAACTGGGATAACGAGGTCACCCCACTGGGCAATAGTGGGCTGATTTTCATCTGCTTCCAGGCTGATCCTGACGAGGCGTTCACGCCTCTACAGAAGCGACTAGCGGAGAAGGACCGATTGAATACGTGGATCACCCACGTCGGTTCAGCGGTCTTCTGGGTGCTGCCTGGCACAAAAACCGGGGCGTACTGGGGGCAAGAGATCCTGGAGGGGTAG
- a CDS encoding glycosyltransferase family 4 protein, which produces MRIGMVCPYSFDEPGGVQIHAIDLCTELRKRGHEVSLIGPGKSTEGLPDFVELGGSSIPIRYNGSVARLSFGPRTKKHLKQWIRDNQFDLLHIHEPNSPSYSMMAMAVAEGPIVATYHASASESKILKVALPFLRPYLERIHGGIAVSEEARRWQVENLAGDPVLIPNGVETSTYRNAEPLAGLGMPEQTRPRLMFLGRFEEPRKGLQILLEAMPRIVAEVPDVELIIAGGGDIDALVERVRKLGLSVCVGLGPSAKPSDAHVRVLGRVSDADKAGALSASDVYVAPNTGGESFGIVLVEGMAAGAAVLASDIPAFEAVGQHGRSARLFCNGSAVDLADKAIGLLHDDVARAKLIEAGARRAVDFDWQTVTDQVEQVYDTVTVKGRKVTLA; this is translated from the coding sequence ATGCGGATTGGAATGGTCTGCCCGTACTCCTTCGACGAGCCGGGCGGCGTGCAGATCCACGCCATCGACCTGTGCACAGAGCTGCGCAAGCGCGGCCACGAAGTCAGCTTGATCGGCCCCGGTAAATCCACCGAGGGGCTGCCGGATTTCGTAGAGCTGGGTGGCTCCAGCATTCCGATCCGATACAACGGTTCGGTCGCGCGGTTGAGCTTCGGTCCGCGAACCAAAAAGCACCTTAAGCAGTGGATCCGCGACAACCAGTTCGACCTTTTGCACATCCACGAGCCGAACTCCCCGTCTTATTCAATGATGGCCATGGCAGTGGCAGAGGGACCCATTGTGGCGACCTATCATGCCTCGGCGAGCGAATCGAAGATCCTGAAGGTGGCACTGCCCTTCCTGCGCCCCTACCTGGAGCGCATCCACGGTGGTATCGCAGTCTCTGAGGAGGCTCGCCGTTGGCAGGTGGAAAACCTCGCGGGCGACCCGGTGCTGATTCCTAACGGTGTGGAGACCTCGACCTACCGCAACGCTGAACCCCTGGCAGGGCTGGGTATGCCTGAGCAGACACGTCCGCGCCTGATGTTCCTGGGACGATTCGAAGAACCTCGCAAGGGCCTGCAGATCCTCCTTGAGGCGATGCCGCGGATCGTCGCGGAGGTGCCGGACGTGGAACTGATTATTGCCGGTGGCGGCGACATCGACGCCCTGGTCGAGCGCGTGCGGAAGCTCGGTCTGTCCGTCTGTGTGGGGCTGGGGCCCAGCGCGAAGCCTAGTGACGCCCACGTACGCGTACTCGGGCGCGTCAGCGACGCGGACAAGGCCGGCGCGCTGAGCGCAAGCGATGTGTACGTGGCGCCGAATACCGGCGGCGAGAGCTTCGGCATCGTCCTGGTGGAGGGTATGGCGGCAGGGGCAGCGGTGCTGGCCAGCGACATTCCGGCCTTTGAAGCGGTTGGTCAACACGGCAGGTCGGCCCGCCTATTCTGCAATGGGTCGGCGGTAGACCTTGCAGACAAGGCGATTGGTCTGCTGCATGACGACGTTGCTCGTGCCAAGCTCATCGAAGCTGGGGCACGGCGTGCCGTGGACTTCGACTGGCAGACGGTTACAGACCAGGTGGAGCAGGTGTATGACACGGTGACGGTCAAAGGTCGAAAGGTGACACTGGCATGA
- a CDS encoding HIT family protein, which produces MEQQPDQQTEPYVDSGVGSQPDLQGGLERLWAPYRSQYIAKSKQSADPFATLPELSDEEALIVARGKSVYCVLNLYPYNPGHMLVVPYRQVADYTELDDAETAELAEFTKIALKTLRAVSKPDAVNVGLNLGKASGGSIPTHLHQHIVPRWVGDANFMTVMTGTKVLPQTLRETRALLADAWETVTRSTD; this is translated from the coding sequence GTGGAGCAGCAACCGGACCAGCAGACCGAACCCTATGTGGATTCCGGCGTGGGATCCCAGCCCGACCTGCAAGGCGGGCTGGAGCGACTGTGGGCGCCTTACCGCTCCCAGTACATCGCCAAATCCAAGCAATCCGCCGACCCCTTTGCCACACTGCCGGAGCTTTCGGACGAAGAGGCGCTGATCGTCGCCCGGGGTAAGTCGGTTTACTGCGTGCTGAACCTGTATCCGTACAACCCCGGCCACATGCTGGTTGTTCCTTATCGTCAGGTGGCCGACTACACGGAGCTCGACGATGCAGAAACCGCAGAGTTAGCGGAGTTTACGAAGATTGCGCTGAAGACGCTGCGAGCGGTTTCCAAACCCGATGCGGTGAACGTCGGCCTCAATTTGGGCAAGGCTTCCGGTGGTTCCATTCCGACACACCTGCACCAACATATAGTGCCTAGGTGGGTCGGTGATGCTAACTTCATGACAGTCATGACGGGCACTAAGGTGTTGCCGCAGACGCTGCGGGAGACCCGTGCGCTGTTGGCAGATGCCTGGGAAACCGTCACCCGTTCTACCGACTAG